A genomic stretch from Erigeron canadensis isolate Cc75 chromosome 9, C_canadensis_v1, whole genome shotgun sequence includes:
- the LOC122582454 gene encoding mitochondrial import inner membrane translocase subunit Tim9 yields the protein MDKGLLGNVGDIPPEDQARMTSMIEQLQIRDSLRMYNNLVERCFTDCVESFKRKTLDKQEETCVKRCAEKFLKHSMRVGLRFAELNQGAATQD from the exons ATGGATAAAGGGCTGCTCGGAAATGTTGGAGATATCCCACCTGAAGATCAAGCTCGAATGACATCCATGATCGAGCAGCTTCAAATTCGTGACAG TTTAAGGATGTATAACAATCTTGTAGAGAGATGCTTTACAGATTGTGTGGAATCATTTAAACGCAAAACTTTGGATAAGCAAGAGGAGACCTGTGTAAAGAGATGTGCAGAGAAGTTTTTGAAGCATTCAATGCGTGTCGGTTTGAGATTTGCTGAACTCAACCAAGGAGCTGCTACTCAAGACTAA
- the LOC122581925 gene encoding CAX-interacting protein 4, with protein sequence MPATAGRVRMPANNRVHSSAALQTHDIWKTAIRYDPYAPNKEDNKNSAQPLSSNAEPERENAYASYQELLALARITGNNADEARGSCKKCGRVGHLTFQCRNFLSIKEDKDKDPEAIQAAVNAGLEKLKRNGKRTNESSDESDEEESESSDSGYDSEIERVIALKYGKRLSSKSKSSRKKKDEDSDEDESDYEKRKRGRSKKRSAKRSTTDSDDEKDGRRRRKEKRRRKDDESSDEDRERRSHRRKSRKDKRRRRSHRDSDDSYSSEDSVRRHKRKSKSKRRSDSDSDASEDSWVGRDKRRSERRTRK encoded by the coding sequence ATGCCGGCCACAGCGGGTAGGGTTCGTATGCCAGCCAACAATCGGGTACACAGTAGTGCTGCCTTGCAGACCCATGATATTTGGAAAACTGCAATTCGATATGACCCTTATGCTCCAAACAAAGAAGATAACAAGAATTCTGCACAGCCTCTGTCTTCCAATGCAGAACCTGAGAGAGAAAATGCTTATGCTAGTTACCAGGAGTTGCTTGCACTTGCTCGTATCACTGGGAACAATGCTGACGAGGCTCGTGGGTCCTGCAAGAAATGTGGCCGTGTGGGTCATCTGACGTTCCAATGTAGAAACTTTTTGAGCATTAAGGAAGATAAAGATAAGGATCCGGAAGCTATTCAGGCCGCTGTTAATGCAGGTTTAGAGAAGCTAAAAAGGAATGGAAAGAGAACCAATGAGAGTTCAGATGAGAGTGACGAAGAGGAGAGCGAGAGTTCAGACTCTGGTTATGATTCAGAGATCGAGCGGGTCATTGCACTGAAATATGGGAAGAGGTTGAGTAGTAAATCAAAGTCTTCACGGAAGAAGAAagatgaagattctgatgaagatgagTCGGATTATGAGAAGAGAAAAAGAGGTAGGTCAAAGAAGAGAAGTGCCAAGAGGAGTACAACTGATAGTGACGACGAAAAAGAtggtaggaggaggaggaaagAAAAAAGGAGGAGAAAGGATGATGAGTCATCCGATGAGGACAGGGAGCGCAGATCACATCGCAGGAAGAGTAGGAAGGataagaggaggaggaggagtcATAGAGATTCAGATGATTCATATAGCTCTGAAGACTCGGTGAGAAGGCATAAGAGGAAGAGTAAGAGCAAGAGAAGGTCTGATTCTGATTCAGATGCTAGTGAGGATTCGTGGGTTGGCAGGGACAAAAGAAGATCTGAGAGGAGGACCAGGAAATAG
- the LOC122580938 gene encoding uncharacterized protein At4g33100 — protein MGLLRDKKKSTSKTASPCADLRLAYHNCFNRWYSDKFLKGLWDKEDCVSEWEKYKDCLSKHLEDKNLSRFLESEALKRVPASVSEGLKG, from the exons atggGTTTGTTGAGGGACAAGAAGAAATCAACATCAAAAACAGCATCTCCTTGTGCGGATCTCAGACTTGCTTATCATAATTGTTTCAACAG gTGGTATTCAGATAAGTTTTTAAAGGGTCTTTGGGATAAAGAAGATTGTGTTTCTGAGTGGGAAAAGTACAAAGATTGTTTATCA AAACATTTGGAAGACAAGAATTTGAGCCGTTTTCTGGAATCTGAAGCTTTGAAGAGAGTACCGGCTTCTGTTTCTGAAGGGCTGAAGGGGTGA